In Achromobacter xylosoxidans A8, a single window of DNA contains:
- a CDS encoding carboxymuconolactone decarboxylase family protein, whose translation MTQRLNYFQVSEEQSRKYLEFSMSLKKTPIVREVGELVDIRASQINGCGFCLDMHIKQARIAGERELRLHHVAIWRESTLFSPRERAALAWTEAVTTLSAQGVSDAVYEEARAQLSEQEISDLTLLVVGINGWNRLNVAFRTVPGSADAAYGLDKAGLN comes from the coding sequence ATGACGCAGCGTTTGAATTACTTCCAGGTATCCGAAGAACAATCCAGGAAGTACCTGGAATTCAGCATGTCGCTGAAAAAGACCCCCATCGTCCGGGAGGTCGGCGAACTGGTGGATATCCGCGCTTCGCAGATCAACGGCTGCGGCTTTTGCCTGGACATGCACATCAAGCAGGCCAGGATCGCGGGCGAACGCGAGCTGCGCTTGCATCACGTCGCCATCTGGCGCGAATCCACGCTGTTCTCGCCGCGCGAGCGCGCGGCGCTGGCCTGGACCGAGGCCGTCACCACCCTGTCCGCGCAGGGCGTGTCGGACGCCGTCTATGAAGAGGCGCGCGCGCAGTTGTCGGAGCAGGAAATTTCCGACCTGACGCTGCTGGTGGTCGGCATCAACGGCTGGAACCGGCTGAACGTGGCTTTCCGCACCGTGCCGGGCTCGGCCGATGCGGCTTACGGCCTGGACAAGGCCGGCCTGAACTAG